The Phoenix dactylifera cultivar Barhee BC4 chromosome 15, palm_55x_up_171113_PBpolish2nd_filt_p, whole genome shotgun sequence genome contains a region encoding:
- the LOC103707937 gene encoding uncharacterized protein LOC103707937, which translates to MRVPSSASLFPLMDRGEEKFKGATATSMETVTAITTGLLSSKIATPSVALPPPSPLLFLPGGRFLHLLRRFLLLSLHVLLSLLLLPLSPAVSHLYSSSPAADAATEGTSAPARALAHVLSLVARVPVASRKYDLVRSLAERFLDDNLRLGAGAGLDELNHDALSAAFRRTLRLLEAATAAAVSAASPADRSLDVIFGAVKSGMRRFAEAASVPEEWEVAGVGRAGSAEKLAAESLWLAQKMAQSGAAAEAVARWGAAARLGRLALSAEPRLQVAFVRVSAFLFKHAKSKEMEEWKGEDEDGSVANCQMAMLTSWLPLLCHASNGTDTPIMSSGERAEMVMVLEEMIKKLGWEQQEEVMALWLHHFMSCPDSDWPNLESCYIRWYSESRKLLLK; encoded by the exons atGCGCGTCCCTTCCTCTGCTTCTCTCTTTCCCCTGATGGACCGCGGAGAGGAGAAATTCAAAGGCGCCACCGCCACCTCCATGGAAACCGTAACGGCGATCACCACCGGCCTTCTCTCCTCCAAAATCGCCACCCCCTCCGTCGCCCTGCCGCcgccctcccccctcctcttcctccctggCGGTCgcttcctccacctcctccgccgcttcctcctcctctccctccacgtactcctctccctcctccttctccccctctcccccgccgtctCCCACCTATATTCCTCCTCCCCCGCCGCCGACGCCGCCACAGAAGGCACGAGCGCCCCCGCCCGCGCCCTCGCTCACGTCCTCTCCCTCGTCGCCCGCGTCCCCGTCGCCTCCCGCAAGTACGATCTTGTCCGCTCCCTCGCCGAGCGGTTCCTCGACGACAACCTCCGCCTCGGCGCCGGCGCCGGCCTCGACGAGCTCAACCACGACGCCCTCTCCGCCGCCTTCCGCCGCACCCTCCGTCTCCTCGAGGCCGCCACTGCCGCCGCAGTCTCCGCAGCATCCCCAGCGGATCGGTCGCTGGACGTGATATTCGGGGCGGTCAAGTCCGGGATGAGGCGGTTTGCCGAGGCAGCGTCGGTGCCGGAGGAGTGGGAGGTGGCGGGCGTCGGCAGGGCCGGGTCGGCGGAGAAGCTGGCGGCAGAGTCGCTGTGGCTGGCTCAGAAGATGGCGCAGAGCGGGGCGGCAGCGGAGGCAGTGGCGCGGTGGGGGGCAGCGGCGAGGCTCGGCCGCCTCGCACTCTCCGCCGAGCCCCGGCTTCAGGTGGCCTTCGTCCGCGTCTCCG CATTCTTATTCAAGCATGCCAAGTCTAAAGAAATGGAAGAATGGAAAGGAGAAGACGAAGATGGATCCGTAGCCAACTGTCAGATGGCGATGTTGACTTCATGGCTGCCATTGCTCTGCCACGCCAGCAATGGCACAGACACTCCCATAATGAGCAGCGGGGAAAGAGCGGAGATGGTGATGGTGCTGGAGGAGATGATCAAGAAGTTAGGCTGGGAACAGCAGGAGGAAGTCATGGCACTCTGGCTCCATCACTTCATGTCCTGCCCCGACTCCGACTGGCCAAATCTGGAGTCATGTTACATCCGGTGGTACTCAGAATCTAGGAAGCTTCTCCTGAAATGA